The Bombus vancouverensis nearcticus chromosome 9, iyBomVanc1_principal, whole genome shotgun sequence genome includes a window with the following:
- the Lis-1 gene encoding lisH and WD40 domain-containing Lis-1 — MKMVLSQRQREELNKAIADYLSTNGYQDALEAFKKEADMPGEVERKYGGLLEKKWTSVIRLQKKVMELESKLSEAEKEFIEGAPTRSKRSPSEWIPRPPEKYSLTGHRAPINRVIFHPVFSLIVSASEDATIKVWDFESGEFERTLKGHTDSVQDVSFDVSGKLLVSCSADMSIKLWDFHQSFACVKTMHGHDHSVSSVAFVPQGDFVVSASRDKTIKIWEVATGYCVKTLTGHREWVRMARVSPCGELIASCSNDQTVRVWHVATKETKVELRDHEHVVECIAWAPDSARASINAAAGADNKGAHEGPFLASGSRDKVIRIWDVGAGVCLFTLLGHDNWVRGIVFHPGGKFIVSASDDKTLRVWDTRNKRVMKTLEAHVHFCTSVDFHKSHPYVVTGSVDQTVKIWECR, encoded by the exons AAATAAGGCGATTGCGGACTATCTAAGCACCAATGGCTATCAAGATGCGTTGGAAGCGTTCAAAAAAGAAGCTGATATGCCTGGGGAAGTAGAAAGAAAATATGGAGGTCTTCTCGAAAAGAAATGGACTTCCGTCATACGCTTGCAGAAGAAG GTAATGGAACTAGAATCCAAACTCTCTGAAGCAGAGAAGGAGTTCATCGAAGGAGCACCGACACGTAGCAAACGATCACCATCCGAGTGGATACCAAGGCCACCCGAAAAGTACAGTCTTACTGGACACAGAGCTCCCATCAACAGAGTCATTTTCCATCCGGTTTTTAGTCTTATAGTATCTGCCAGCGAAGATGCCACCATTAAG GTGTGGGACTTCGAAAGCGGCGAATTTGAAAGAACATTGAAAGGACACACTGACAGCGTACAGGACGTTTCTTTCGATGTCTCTGGGAAACTGTTAGTCTCATGCAGTGCAGACATGTCTATTAAGTTGTGGGACTTTCACCAGTCATTCGCCTGCGTGAAAACCATGCACGGACATGATCACAGTGTCAGCTCTGTCGCATTTGTGCCACAAGGGGATTTCGTAGTGAGCGCCTCTAGGGATAAGACCATCAAAATATGGGAAGTCGCGACAGGGTATTGTGTTAAAACGTTGACGGGACACAGAGAGTGGGTACGAATGGCCAGAGTCAGCCCCTGCGGGGAACTAATTGCTAGTTGCTCGAATGACCAAACGGTACGGGTTTGGCATGTTGCAACAAAAGAAACGAAG GTGGAACTCAGAGACCACGAACACGTAGTGGAATGTATCGCATGGGCACCAGACAGTGCAAGGGCATCGATCAATGCTGCGGCAGGAGCAGACAACAAGGGTGCCCACGAAGGACCTTTCCTCGCATCTGGCTCGCGAGACAAGGTAATTCGTATATGGGACGTCGGTGCCGGTGTTTGTCTCTTTACCCTCTTGGGACACGACAACTGGGTTCGCGGCATCGTCTTCCATCCCGGTGGCAAGTTTATCGTCAGTGCCTCTGACGATAAGACCCTGCGAGTCTGGGACACGCGCAACAAACGGGTAATGAAAACCCTCGAAGCGCACGTCCACTTTTGCACTTCCGTTG ATTTTCACAAAAGCCATCCTTACGTGGTCACCGGTAGTGTCGATCAAACGGTGAAGATTTGGGAGTGCCGCTAG